One window from the genome of Candidatus Cybelea sp. encodes:
- a CDS encoding HAD family hydrolase, with protein sequence MRRIDLVLFDLDDTLHDDTFAYQSAAEEVAREVAAEHGVDALALKAAYVAEAEGFWQRLSPADLKVKLSRVRASMWQNALESVGVASPEVAEQSAERYNAYRSKYYTLFPGAVELLKALRERGMKLGIVTNGLSETHREKIALLRISEFFDAIFLADEVGMIKPDPLLFAHACRTLGGAPAHSAMVGDRYDRDIRGALEAGLFTVWLNVRDEELPAGARPADATCSTIGDVGRILLLSGSVW encoded by the coding sequence ATGCGACGCATCGATCTCGTGCTGTTCGACCTCGACGATACGCTGCACGACGATACGTTTGCCTATCAAAGCGCCGCCGAGGAGGTAGCCCGCGAGGTTGCGGCCGAGCACGGCGTCGACGCGCTCGCGCTCAAGGCGGCGTACGTCGCCGAGGCAGAGGGATTTTGGCAGCGCCTCTCGCCGGCGGATCTGAAGGTCAAGCTCTCGCGCGTTCGCGCGAGCATGTGGCAGAATGCCCTCGAAAGCGTCGGCGTCGCGAGCCCCGAGGTCGCCGAACAAAGCGCCGAGCGGTACAACGCCTATCGCTCGAAGTACTACACGCTCTTTCCGGGCGCCGTCGAACTCTTAAAAGCGCTGCGCGAGCGCGGCATGAAGCTCGGGATCGTGACCAACGGTCTCTCGGAGACTCATCGCGAGAAGATTGCGCTGCTTCGCATCAGCGAATTCTTCGACGCGATCTTCCTCGCCGACGAAGTCGGCATGATCAAGCCCGACCCGCTCCTGTTCGCCCACGCCTGCCGAACGCTCGGTGGGGCGCCGGCGCACTCGGCGATGGTCGGCGATCGCTACGACCGGGATATTCGCGGCGCCCTCGAGGCCGGGCTCTTTACCGTTTGGCTCAACGTGCGCGACGAGGAGCTTCCTGCGGGTGCGCGGCCGGCCGACGCAACCTGCAGTACGATCGGCGACGTTGGCCGCATACTTCTGCTCTCCGGCAGTGTCTGGTAG
- the uvrA gene encoding excinuclease ABC subunit UvrA, with product MSLDSIVIKGAREHNLKNVDLVLPRNRLIVVTGLSGSGKSSLAFDTVYAEGQRRYVESLSSYARQFLGQMEKPDVDYIEGLSPAISIDQKSTSRNPRSTVGTVTEIYDYLRLLYARIGTPHCYQCGREISTQSSEQIVDSIMELPEGTRMVLLAPMVRGRKGEYTKLFEEIAKEGFTRVRVDGDTKELSSKIVLDKKRKHTIEVVVDRLVRKPEIRKRLADSVETTLRLSNGIVTVLASTGSGQPERELTFSEAFACVYCGLSFEELAPRLFSFNSPYGACAACTGLGEKIEIDPWKVIPDRSKSIAEGAVVPWSRALGGGRYPSMNPYYMQQLERVLKSHRVKTTTPIDQLSDEILDVILYGTDREQNFAYTSRGGKTWEYRSSFEGVVNNLQRRYSETSSDYVKEEIEKFMSASVCPACKGARLKPEALAVTLGERNVDALTRMSIEQLELFFRELALSPRQEQIAHQIVKEIRARLGFLTNVGLNYLTLSRSATTLAGGESQRIRLATQIGSALVGVLYILDEPSIGLHQRDNDRLLATLRTLRDLGNTLIVIEHDEDTMRMADVVVDIGPGAGAEGGEILTAGSLDDVIANPKSETGAYLSGRKFIPIPRRRRKARGWLEVRNAKANNLRGVDVAFPIGVFAAVTGVSGSGKSTLVNEVLVRALNQHLHRQPPGGTYGTVKGAGQLDKMVVIDQSPIGRTPRSNPATYTGTFDYIRQLFALVPEARMRGYTPGRFSFNVKGGRCEACEGDGIIKIEMHFLPDVYVPCEVCKGRRYNAQTLEVKYKGKTISDVLEMRVDEANDFFAAIPRIHNKLRTICDVGLGYIKMGQPATTLSGGEAQRVKLATELSRRSTGRTFYVLDEPTTGLHFADIHKLLDVLERLVELGNTVLVIEHNLDVIKTADYLIDLGPEGGDRGGTIVATGTPEEVAQNEASFTGEYLVPVLRDQRAVGHHQLDAAELERLEQENLFTLRDLAETGRVAVEA from the coding sequence GTGTCTTTAGACTCCATCGTCATTAAGGGCGCGCGGGAGCACAACCTCAAGAACGTCGACCTGGTGCTGCCGCGCAATCGTTTGATCGTGGTAACCGGGCTCTCGGGCTCTGGCAAATCCTCGCTTGCCTTCGATACCGTCTACGCCGAAGGGCAGCGACGCTACGTCGAGTCGCTCTCGTCGTACGCTCGGCAGTTTCTCGGCCAGATGGAGAAGCCCGACGTCGACTACATCGAGGGGCTCTCCCCGGCGATCTCGATCGACCAAAAATCGACGTCCCGCAATCCACGTTCGACGGTCGGAACGGTGACGGAGATCTACGACTATCTGCGCCTGCTCTACGCGCGTATCGGAACGCCGCACTGCTATCAGTGCGGGCGAGAGATCAGCACGCAGTCGAGCGAGCAGATCGTCGACTCGATCATGGAGCTGCCCGAAGGCACGCGGATGGTGCTGCTCGCGCCGATGGTGCGCGGGCGTAAGGGCGAGTACACGAAGCTTTTCGAGGAGATCGCGAAGGAGGGCTTCACGCGCGTACGCGTCGACGGCGATACCAAAGAGCTTTCGTCGAAGATCGTCCTCGACAAGAAGCGCAAACACACGATCGAGGTCGTCGTCGATCGGCTCGTCCGCAAGCCCGAGATTCGCAAGCGGCTCGCCGATTCGGTAGAAACGACGCTGAGGCTCTCCAACGGCATCGTCACGGTGCTCGCTTCGACAGGCTCGGGGCAGCCCGAGAGGGAGCTTACGTTTAGCGAAGCCTTCGCGTGCGTGTATTGCGGGCTCTCGTTCGAAGAGCTCGCGCCGCGCCTGTTCTCGTTCAACTCGCCGTACGGCGCGTGCGCGGCGTGCACCGGACTCGGCGAGAAGATCGAGATCGATCCGTGGAAAGTAATTCCCGACCGCAGCAAGTCGATCGCGGAAGGCGCGGTCGTGCCTTGGAGCCGCGCGCTCGGCGGCGGGCGATACCCTTCGATGAATCCGTACTACATGCAGCAGCTCGAGCGAGTTCTCAAGAGCCATCGCGTCAAGACGACGACCCCGATCGATCAGCTTTCCGACGAAATCCTCGACGTTATTCTGTATGGAACCGATCGCGAGCAGAACTTCGCGTACACCTCGCGCGGCGGAAAGACGTGGGAGTATCGCTCTTCATTCGAAGGCGTGGTCAACAATTTGCAGCGCCGGTACAGCGAAACGTCGAGCGACTACGTGAAGGAAGAGATCGAGAAGTTCATGTCGGCCTCGGTCTGCCCGGCCTGCAAGGGCGCGCGCCTCAAGCCCGAAGCGCTGGCGGTCACCCTGGGCGAACGCAACGTCGACGCGCTGACGCGGATGTCGATCGAGCAGCTCGAGCTGTTTTTTCGCGAGTTGGCGCTCAGCCCGCGGCAGGAGCAGATCGCGCATCAGATCGTCAAAGAGATTCGGGCGCGCTTGGGTTTTCTGACCAACGTCGGCTTGAACTATCTGACCCTCTCGCGCTCGGCTACGACGCTTGCCGGCGGAGAGTCGCAGCGCATCCGGCTGGCCACGCAGATCGGCAGCGCGCTCGTCGGCGTGCTCTATATTCTCGACGAGCCCTCGATCGGGCTCCATCAGCGCGACAACGACCGGCTTCTCGCGACGCTGCGGACGCTGCGCGACCTCGGCAATACGCTGATCGTGATCGAGCACGACGAAGACACGATGCGGATGGCGGACGTAGTCGTGGACATCGGGCCCGGCGCGGGCGCCGAGGGCGGCGAGATCCTCACCGCGGGATCGCTCGACGACGTCATTGCGAACCCCAAGTCGGAGACCGGAGCCTATCTCTCGGGCCGCAAATTCATTCCGATTCCGCGCCGCCGCCGCAAGGCGCGCGGCTGGCTCGAAGTTCGCAACGCCAAAGCGAATAATTTGCGCGGCGTCGACGTCGCCTTTCCGATCGGGGTCTTTGCGGCGGTGACGGGCGTGAGCGGCAGCGGCAAGTCGACGCTCGTGAATGAAGTGCTTGTACGCGCACTCAATCAGCACTTGCACCGGCAGCCGCCGGGCGGAACGTACGGCACGGTCAAAGGCGCGGGTCAGCTCGACAAGATGGTCGTGATCGATCAGTCGCCGATCGGGCGGACGCCGCGCAGTAATCCGGCCACCTACACCGGCACCTTCGATTACATTCGGCAGCTCTTCGCGCTCGTTCCCGAGGCGCGAATGCGCGGCTACACCCCGGGACGTTTCTCATTCAACGTCAAGGGCGGCCGCTGCGAGGCTTGCGAAGGCGACGGCATCATCAAGATCGAGATGCACTTTCTCCCCGACGTCTACGTGCCGTGCGAGGTCTGCAAAGGGCGGCGCTACAACGCGCAGACGCTAGAGGTCAAGTACAAGGGCAAAACGATCTCCGACGTACTCGAAATGCGAGTCGACGAGGCCAACGACTTCTTCGCGGCGATTCCGCGCATCCACAACAAGCTGCGGACGATCTGCGACGTGGGACTCGGCTACATCAAGATGGGCCAGCCGGCGACGACGCTCTCGGGCGGAGAGGCGCAGCGCGTAAAGCTCGCGACCGAGCTCTCACGGCGCTCCACCGGACGCACCTTCTACGTCCTCGACGAGCCGACGACCGGGCTGCACTTTGCCGACATTCACAAGCTGCTCGACGTCCTCGAGCGTTTGGTCGAGCTCGGCAACACGGTGCTCGTGATCGAGCACAACCTCGACGTGATCAAGACCGCCGACTACCTGATCGATCTCGGCCCGGAAGGCGGAGATCGCGGCGGTACGATCGTCGCGACCGGCACTCCCGAAGAGGTTGCGCAGAACGAAGCTTCCTTTACCGGAGAATACCTGGTCCCGGTACTGCGCGACCAGCGTGCCGTCGGGCACCATCAACTCGATGCGGCCGAGCTGGAGCGTCTCGAGCAAGAGAATCTCTTCACCCTTCGCGATCTCGCCGAAACCGGCCGGGTTGCCGTGGAAGCCTAG
- the ligA gene encoding NAD-dependent DNA ligase LigA has product MTRSAARAAARADALRSQIEEANYNYYALDDPQITDAEFDALLRELVELEQQHPELQTPDSPTQRVGAAASARFAPYEHARPMLSLANAVTIDELRAFDERARKIAGTGVAYVCELKIDGLAVALDYRDGSFVRGGTRGDGRTGEDVTASLRTVKTIPLRLRAAARAVPAFVEARGEVYLRKSDFERLNADRERQSLAAFANPRNAASGGIRQLDPALTAARRLSFFAYQLAVEQGGAAAVHTQWEALERLRALGFPVNPNVALAKTLEEVVTYCRDWEERRDSLDYEIDGVVIKVDEFVLQERLGVVARDPRWAIAFKFKPREGRTRLLDVAVTVGRTGTLNPSAVLAPVQIGGVTVKSATLHNIEYIKSNDIRIGDTVLVTRAGDVIPRVVGPVLSERTGRERRFKMPDRCPICGADVDHPEDEAMSRCTNAACPAQVYERLRHFASRGAMDIEGIGDVLAQQLTELKLVRNIADTYNLNETSLACVPRLGRKSIENLLRNVNSSKRRGLARLLYGLGIRFVGTQTAQILASDFGTIDRIAESSEDELQRSEGIGPEVARSVALFFKQAPNLEMIERLRAAGVVMDAPKRVRADGTLRGKTLVLTGTLPTLTREEATELIAGAGGKVSGSVSKKTDYVVAGSEAGSKLSKAEQLGIAILDEAGLRKLLKK; this is encoded by the coding sequence GTGACCCGCTCCGCTGCTCGCGCGGCGGCTCGCGCCGACGCCCTGCGCTCGCAGATCGAGGAGGCGAACTACAACTACTACGCCCTGGACGACCCGCAGATTACCGACGCGGAGTTCGACGCGTTGCTGCGCGAGCTGGTCGAGCTCGAGCAGCAGCATCCCGAGCTGCAGACGCCGGACTCGCCCACGCAGCGCGTCGGAGCGGCCGCCTCGGCGCGGTTTGCACCGTACGAGCACGCGCGGCCGATGCTCAGTCTGGCCAACGCCGTCACCATCGACGAGCTGCGCGCGTTCGACGAACGAGCGCGCAAAATCGCCGGAACCGGCGTTGCGTATGTCTGCGAACTCAAAATCGACGGCCTCGCCGTGGCGCTGGACTACCGAGACGGCTCGTTCGTGCGCGGGGGAACCCGCGGCGACGGACGCACCGGCGAGGACGTCACCGCGAGCTTGCGCACGGTGAAGACGATTCCGCTGCGTTTACGCGCGGCCGCACGAGCGGTGCCGGCGTTCGTCGAAGCGCGGGGCGAAGTCTACCTGCGAAAGAGCGACTTCGAGCGGCTCAACGCGGATCGCGAGCGCCAGAGCCTGGCGGCGTTTGCGAATCCCCGCAACGCGGCTTCAGGCGGCATCCGGCAGCTCGACCCGGCGCTGACGGCCGCGCGGCGGCTCTCCTTCTTTGCCTATCAGCTCGCCGTCGAACAGGGCGGCGCGGCGGCCGTGCATACGCAGTGGGAGGCGCTGGAGCGGCTGCGTGCTCTGGGTTTCCCCGTCAACCCCAATGTCGCACTCGCGAAAACGCTCGAAGAGGTCGTTACCTACTGTCGCGATTGGGAAGAGCGGCGCGACAGCCTCGACTATGAGATCGACGGCGTCGTCATCAAAGTTGACGAGTTTGTGCTCCAGGAGCGTTTGGGCGTCGTCGCGCGCGATCCGCGCTGGGCGATCGCCTTCAAATTCAAGCCCCGCGAAGGTCGCACGCGACTGTTGGACGTTGCGGTTACGGTAGGGCGGACCGGAACGCTCAATCCGAGCGCGGTCCTGGCACCCGTGCAGATCGGGGGCGTCACGGTGAAGAGCGCAACGCTGCACAACATCGAGTACATCAAAAGTAACGACATTCGGATCGGAGATACGGTGCTGGTGACGCGCGCCGGCGACGTCATTCCTCGCGTCGTTGGGCCGGTGCTCTCCGAGCGAACGGGGCGCGAACGCCGATTCAAAATGCCGGACCGGTGTCCGATCTGCGGCGCCGACGTCGACCATCCTGAAGACGAGGCGATGTCGCGATGTACGAACGCCGCCTGTCCGGCGCAGGTTTACGAGCGTTTGCGCCATTTTGCATCGCGCGGCGCGATGGATATTGAGGGCATCGGCGACGTCCTGGCGCAGCAGTTGACCGAGCTCAAGCTGGTGCGCAACATCGCCGATACCTATAACCTGAACGAAACTTCTCTCGCTTGCGTTCCTCGACTCGGGCGCAAGAGCATCGAAAATTTGTTGCGTAACGTCAACTCCTCGAAGCGGCGCGGCTTGGCGCGGCTGCTCTACGGCCTCGGCATCCGTTTCGTCGGCACGCAGACGGCGCAGATTCTCGCTTCCGACTTTGGTACGATCGATCGGATCGCCGAATCGAGTGAAGACGAACTGCAGCGCAGCGAAGGCATCGGCCCGGAGGTGGCGCGCAGCGTCGCGCTCTTCTTCAAGCAGGCGCCGAATCTCGAAATGATCGAACGGCTGCGCGCGGCTGGGGTCGTTATGGATGCGCCGAAGCGCGTTCGCGCCGACGGGACGCTGCGCGGCAAAACGCTCGTGCTGACCGGGACGCTGCCGACGCTGACCCGGGAGGAGGCGACGGAGCTCATCGCCGGTGCCGGCGGCAAAGTCAGCGGCTCCGTCAGCAAGAAGACCGACTACGTGGTCGCGGGCAGCGAAGCGGGAAGCAAGCTGAGCAAGGCAGAGCAGCTGGGAATCGCGATTCTCGATGAAGCCGGCCTGCGAAAGCTGTTGAAAAAATGA